In Solanum pennellii chromosome 7, SPENNV200, the following are encoded in one genomic region:
- the LOC107025423 gene encoding protein DOWNY MILDEW RESISTANCE 6-like, whose product MCMYNATRPIAPKTKNVTLGKEKSSERASFLPKNLINKAPSHPTAKLMALIVTSSPFPTMEIDYKKGVKYLVENSKKMKMVPSQFVLPIPEDEMPSLAIEGSTPVIDLSGLNGPDEQRLSTIHAISSACAQWGFFMVSNHGIRTSIMEEMLKVVEEFFNLPLEEKMRYCSENVMDPVIYGTSFNTTGKHALHWRDFFRHYGGLVPQSYHFWPDNPPKYKQVAKEYLKEVWQLKIKIFRAISEGLGLDPDYIERSLGDEGTQMIASNYYPTCPEPNKTLGLAPHSDQSGLTILMDNGVPGLQIKHNQTWYSVPHVPGTFVVNLGDYLEILSNGKYKSVEHRAVVNAEAARISIAVGHGPEMDTIVQPASPLIKEKSERKYRPIVYKDYVRAQQSTTKRGKVTLDEIMNNNI is encoded by the exons ATGTGCATGTACAATGCCACAAGGCCTATTGCTCCAAAGACCAAAAACGTAACGCTTGGCAAAGAAAAAAGTAGTGAAAGAGCATCGTTTCTTCCGAAAAACTTGATCAATAAAGCCCCATCTCATCCAACAGCCAAGTTAATGGCTCTAATAGTTacttcttctccttttcctACTATggaaattgattataaaaaAGGTGTAAAGTACTTAGTTGAAAAttcaaagaagatgaaaatGGTGCCTTCCCAGTTTGTTTTGCCAATTCCAGAAGATGAAATGCCATCATTGGCCATTGAAGGTTCCACTCCAGTTATAGATTTGAGTGGACTCAATGGACCTGATGAACAAAGACTATCAACTATACACGCCATCTCTTCTGCTTGTGCTCAATGGGGATTCTTTATG GTGAGTAATCATGGCATAAGGACCTCTATCATGGAAGAAATGCTTAAAGTGGTAGAAGAGTTTTTCAATCTTCCGTTAGAAGAGAAAATGAGATATTGTTCAGAAAATGTGATGGATCCAGTTATATATGGAACAAGCTTCAACACTACCggaaagcatgcccttcattgGAGGGACTTTTTCAGGCACTATGGTGGTCTAGTTCCACAGAGCTATCACTTTTGGCCAGATAATCCTCCCAAATACAA GCAAGTTGCAAAGGAGTACTTAAAGGAAGTTTGGCAActtaagataaaaatatttagagcAATATCAGAAGGATTAGGGCTTGATCCAGATTACATAGAGAGATCACTTGGAGATGAAGGGACTCAGATGATAGCTTCAAATTATTATCCAACATGTCCTGAGCCAAACAAGACATTGGGACTTGCTCCACATTCAGATCAGAGTGGTCTCACTATTTTAATGGACAATGGCGTTCCTGGCTTGCAAATTAAACACAATCAAACATGGTACTCTGTCCCCCATGTCCCTGGCACTTTTGTTGTCAATCTAGGAGATTATTTGGAG ATATTGAGTAATGGCAAGTACAAGAGCGTAGAGCATCGAGCAGTAGTCAATGCGGAGGCGGCTCGAATCTCTATCGCAGTGGGTCATGGCCCAGAAATGGACACAATAGTTCAGCCTGCAAGCCCACTTATCAAAGAGAAGAGTGAAAGAAAGTATCGACCCATTGTTTACAAAGACTATGTTAGAGCCCAACAAAGTACTACTAAGAGAGGGAAGGTTACCTTGGATGAGATTATGAACAACAATATATAG